Within the Terriglobales bacterium genome, the region GCCCCATCTACGACCCCGATCCGGAATACTCTGAAGAGGCACGCAAAGCCAAGTACCAGGGCACGGTGGTGCTGTGGGTGATCGTTGGCCCCGACGGACACGTGCGCGATCTGCGCGTGGCCCGCTCCTTGGGCATGGGCCTGGACGAGGAAGCCATGAAGACCGTGCGTACGTGGCGCTTTGAGCCTGCCCGCAAGGACGGCCAGCCGGTCCCGGTGCAGGTCTCCATCGAAGTCAACTTCCGGCTGTTCTGAGGGACCAGGTTTTAGACAGAAGCCGCGGATCCAGGTCCGCGGCTTTCGTCTTTTTGGGTATTCTCTTGTGTGTACTTTCTTTAGCGATCGAACATCTTGCTGACCGGGGAGACGCGGTCCCGGACTTCCTCAGCGAGCTCGCTGCCCCGCTTGACCCATTCGCCGCCGCGTTCGACCAAGTCCTCCGCGCCTTCGAGGGCGTCGTCGTAGCGCCGGCGCAGCAAGCGCCGCATCTGTTTGCCGGTCTTGGGGGCGAATAGCAGCGCGGTCAGGGCGCCGATCCCCAAACCGATGAACAGGAAAGTCAGCGCCGTGCCCACCGAGCTGCGCTCCGAGGCCTGATAC harbors:
- a CDS encoding YtxH domain-containing protein is translated as MSYKRFGEYQASERSSVGTALTFLFIGLGIGALTALLFAPKTGKQMRRLLRRRYDDALEGAEDLVERGGEWVKRGSELAEEVRDRVSPVSKMFDR